A stretch of the Ostrea edulis chromosome 9, xbOstEdul1.1, whole genome shotgun sequence genome encodes the following:
- the LOC125659425 gene encoding cytochrome P450 26A1-like, translating into MEASDWHWVNSSISADAPCLANSSCRVLLPKEACSSELQYVQLYLIFRRLTYVLYPSLISWLLVLLCCKLWKYYICSKQDPTSNYPLPPGEVGLPFVGETLSFLFLGRLFFDKRRERYGNVFKTHILGKPTVRIIGATNARKILLNENSLVESQWPRSIQMLLGEGSLTLAAGKVHTIRKRAILRAFTYDALSGYAVMTQTTIQKYINKWCCERDILGYNEFRSLAFELSCRVLLGFEMNKEEHGRLLSAFETFMSSLFSIPIRIPGLGLDKGMKARETMLQKIEAIILQKQNDWSSTGSTDALSLMMGIEGKEKLEIEEAKNVALELLFAGHETTSSAASTLILNIARNPEVLFKITEELSLNGLLDSRNSSLDLGRINKLKYVRNVVKEALRISPPIGGGYRKALQTFEIEGYQIPKGWSIVYSIRDSHETCSIIEKPEEFNPDRWSCLQVDDREHYFPFGGGKKGCAGKEFAMLMLKVFVIEICRSSCWHIKNPNPKIKYLPVPHPSDNLPMVFHRMEQNRLRSSTV; encoded by the exons ATGGAAGCCTCCGACTGGCACTGGGTAAATTCTAGCATTAGCGCCGATGCGCCGTGTCTCGCTAATTCATCGTGTCGGGTACTGTTGCCCAAAGAAGCATGCTCATCCGAACTGCA ATACGTACAGCTCTATCTGATATTCAGGAGACTGACGTATGTCCTCTACCCGTCTCTGATATCCTGGCTGCTTGTATTACTATGCTGCAAATTATGGAAATACTACATCTGTTCAAAACAGGACCCCACCTCAAACTACCCCTTACCCCCGGGGGAAGTCGGTCTTCCATTCGTTGGTGAAACATTATCGTTCCTGTTTTTG GGAAGACTATTCTTTGATAAAAGGAGAGAAAGATATGGTAACGTTTTCAAGACGCACATTCTTGGAAAACCCACAGTTCGAATCATTGGGGCTACAAATGCTCGAAAGATACTCTTAAACGAAAACTCCCTTGTTGAATCGCAATGGCCAAGAAGCATACAGATGTTGCTGGGAGAAGGCAGTTTAACACTTGCAGCAGGCAAAGTTCATACAATTCGCAAAAGAGCGATTCTGAGAGCATTCACATACGATGCGTTAAGCGGTTATGCAGTTATGACACAAACTACAATCCAAAAGTATATCAACAAATGGTGCTGCGAGAGAGACATTTTGGGATATAATGAGTTTAGGAGTTTAGCTTTCGAACTGTCGTGCCGGGTCTTGCTTGGGTTTGAAATGAACAAGGAAGAACATGGCCGACTTTTGAGTGCGTTCGAAACCTTCATGTCCAGTCTTTTCAGCATCCCAATACGGATACCTGGGCTAGGCTTGGATAAG GGAATGAAAGCAAGGGAAACTATGCTTCAGAAAATCGAAGCGATTATATTACAGAAACAAAATGATTGGTCCAGCACGGGATCTACAGATGCGTTAAGTCTGATGATGGGTATCGAAGGAAAAGAGAAACTAGAAATTGAAGAAGCTAAGAACGTGGCGTTGGAGTTGTTGTTTGCTGGCCACGAGACTACATCAAGCGCCGCTAGTACATTGATTCTCAATATAGCCAGGAATCCAGAGGTTCTTTTTAAGATTACAGAGGAGCTTTCTTTGAATGGCTTGTTGGACAGCAGAAATTCTTCACTGGACCTTGGACGAATCAACAAATTGAAATACGTGCGGAACGTGGTCAAGGAAGCACTGCGAATTTCTCCACCAATCGGAGGAGGCTACAGAAAGGCCCTTCAAACATTTGAGATAGAG GgttatcaaataccaaaaggCTGGAGCATTGTGTACAGCATACGTGATTCTCACGAGACTTGCTCCATTATAGAAAAGCCGGAAGAATTCAACCCAGACAGGTGGTCATGTCTTCAAGTTGATGATCGTGAACATTACTTTCCTTTTGGAGGTGGTAAGAAAGGATGTGCTGGAAAAGAATTTGCCATGCTTATGTTGAAAGTATTTGTCATAGAAATTTGTCGTAGTTCCTGTTGGCACATTAAGAACCcgaatccaaaaataaaatacttGCCGGTTCCGCATCCCTCAGACAACTTGCCTATGGTATTCCACAGGATGGAACAAAACCGCCTCAGATCTTCTACTGTATAG